In the genome of Flexistipes sinusarabici DSM 4947, one region contains:
- a CDS encoding helix-turn-helix domain-containing protein has product MKFWEIGEKIRQSRKSKKITQQQLADEAEISRVTLSKLERGYITEVSVAALIKILNALSQEIDIIPEDKLPTLDDLKKDAE; this is encoded by the coding sequence ATGAAATTTTGGGAAATCGGTGAAAAAATTAGGCAATCGCGTAAATCAAAAAAAATTACCCAGCAGCAGTTGGCCGATGAAGCAGAAATAAGCAGAGTTACACTCAGTAAACTGGAAAGAGGATACATTACAGAGGTATCCGTAGCAGCTTTAATAAAGATACTGAACGCCTTAAGTCAGGAAATCGATATTATCCCTGAGGACAAGCTCCCCACACTCGATGACTTAAAAAAGGATGCGGAATAA
- a CDS encoding type II toxin-antitoxin system HipA family toxin has protein sequence MKHIEVYTDNSPAGYITKNNLNYHFNYIFPKPENIKPVSLTMPYREETWTNRGNLHPIFEMNLPEGYLFEIFKNILMKEYGTINDYILLSYLSNNIQGYLTYNSDSTYQQNISAEIPSLDDLITSEDADLFDKLLSMFIHQTSLSGIQPKVLATLKEKSALSTQDYIVKSWGDDFANLAENEFFCMQVARKAGVKIPETILSGNKKLFFIKRFDISKNKYLGFEEVCVLQGKNKIHKYSGSYEQVAKTVSIFTDEFSKRKSLLQLYKIIVISYILRNGDAHLKNFGILYTSDRKKRFLSPAYDIVTTTPYIFNDKPALTMFGRKIWWGKKELLTFGKNYCLIPEKEGEAIYDECMQAMIDVKNDIKKYVKENPHFEKTGKDIITSWESSEDMKTKKDIKNEILGNR, from the coding sequence TTGAAACATATCGAAGTATATACAGACAACTCTCCTGCAGGTTACATTACGAAAAATAACCTTAATTATCATTTCAATTATATTTTTCCAAAACCTGAAAATATAAAGCCCGTTTCTCTTACAATGCCCTACAGGGAAGAAACCTGGACAAACAGGGGAAATTTGCATCCGATTTTTGAAATGAACCTTCCGGAAGGATACCTGTTTGAAATTTTTAAAAATATTCTGATGAAAGAATATGGAACAATAAACGACTATATCCTCCTCTCCTATCTGTCAAACAACATACAGGGATATTTAACATATAATAGCGATAGCACATACCAACAAAATATAAGTGCAGAAATTCCGTCGTTAGATGATTTAATCACTTCAGAAGATGCTGACCTTTTTGATAAGTTACTGTCGATGTTTATCCATCAAACGTCATTGTCCGGAATACAGCCTAAGGTTTTGGCTACATTAAAGGAAAAATCCGCACTTTCAACTCAGGATTATATCGTAAAAAGCTGGGGAGATGATTTTGCTAACTTGGCTGAAAATGAGTTTTTCTGTATGCAAGTGGCGAGAAAAGCCGGAGTTAAGATTCCCGAAACGATTCTTTCCGGAAACAAAAAACTCTTTTTTATAAAACGATTTGACATTTCTAAAAACAAATACCTTGGTTTTGAAGAAGTTTGTGTGTTGCAGGGGAAAAATAAAATACATAAATATTCCGGCAGCTATGAACAAGTGGCTAAAACCGTTTCAATTTTTACAGATGAGTTTTCAAAAAGAAAATCTTTACTGCAGCTTTATAAGATTATTGTGATTTCCTACATCCTGCGAAACGGAGATGCTCATTTAAAGAATTTCGGTATTCTTTATACATCCGATCGCAAAAAAAGATTTTTGAGCCCTGCGTATGATATTGTAACTACAACTCCATATATCTTTAACGACAAACCAGCTCTGACAATGTTCGGCAGAAAAATCTGGTGGGGCAAAAAAGAGCTCTTAACCTTTGGCAAAAATTACTGTCTTATTCCTGAAAAAGAGGGTGAAGCAATCTATGATGAGTGCATGCAGGCAATGATTGATGTAAAAAATGATATAAAAAAATATGTCAAAGAAAATCCACATTTTGAAAAAACCGGGAAAGATATCATCACATCCTGGGAGTCATCGGAAGACATGAAAACAAAAAAGGATATTAAAAATGAAATTTTGGGAAATCGGTGA
- a CDS encoding MarR family winged helix-turn-helix transcriptional regulator yields the protein MYDNEHLCMDLILNIRKINRLLDKYTKYLNQKYNITLPQLICLYEIKKERSINLTELTRHVNLNNSAITGIIDRLEMKGYVQRVKSGQDRRIINIELTEKGIDFVDRSFQVLEEDCFFEKNKFDEQAIIDLIKSIHKITDSIDPEVKKMKIN from the coding sequence ATGTATGATAACGAACATCTTTGCATGGATCTTATTCTCAATATAAGAAAAATCAACCGTTTACTGGATAAATATACTAAATATCTCAACCAGAAATATAACATTACCCTCCCACAGCTTATATGCCTGTACGAAATAAAAAAGGAAAGAAGCATCAACCTTACGGAGTTGACCAGACACGTCAATCTGAATAACAGCGCCATTACCGGCATAATAGACAGACTTGAGATGAAAGGATACGTGCAGAGAGTAAAAAGCGGACAAGACAGACGAATTATCAATATTGAACTTACGGAAAAAGGCATTGATTTTGTGGACAGATCGTTTCAGGTGCTGGAAGAAGACTGTTTCTTTGAAAAAAATAAATTTGACGAGCAAGCTATAATAGATCTTATTAAATCAATCCATAAAATAACGGATTCAATAGACCCCGAAGTCAAAAAGATGAAGATAAATTAA
- a CDS encoding phosphate acyltransferase, protein MEKKGKVTKEEALEYHMGHRHGKIEVVATKPCFTQRELSLAYSPGVSYPCLEIENDPEKVYDYTAKGNLVAVLSNGTAVLGLGNIGAAAGKPVMEGKGVLFKRFADVDVFDIEVNSQNPDEVIKAAELIEPTFGGINLEDIKAPDCFYIEETLRERLNIPVFHDDQHGTAIIALAALLNASEIVKKEISDLKVVINGAGASAIAIAKLIISTGVKKENVIMCDSKGVIYQGRTEGINKYKEKFAVDTDKRTLLEAMDGADVFLGLSVKGAVTKEMVKMMNRNPIIMAMANPDPEITPEEVEEVRGDAIMATGRSDYPNQVNNVLGFPFIFRGALDVRATAINEEMKLAAAKALAELARQDVPESVCKAYGLEKIEFGKEYIIPKPFDPRVLTTVAPAVAQTAMETGVARVEIKDWDKYKDVLESRLSIAKEFTRQIINKARFNPKKIVMAEGNYEKILRASQKIVEEGFATPVILGDEAEIKELADINNINLEGCEIIDPAKSDKLEEYAEQLFNQRQRKGMTKVEAKRRLIRITNYYGSMMVLNGEADCMLTGFSRSYPESVKPFLETVPLQKDYKVPSGSYFMVFKENIVLCADTTVNIDPDAEQLAEIALQSTETWKKFDTDAKIAMLSFTNFGSVRIPRTKKVSDAMKMVKEKHPELIIDGDMQADTATYPPIAQDAFPFSAIQGDANTLVFPNLEAGNIAYKLLYRLGGGTAIGPILQGFCKSVHVLQRGSDVNEIVNMAAIAVVDAHYKEQHKDEICK, encoded by the coding sequence ATGGAGAAAAAAGGTAAGGTAACCAAAGAAGAGGCGCTTGAATACCATATGGGACACAGACACGGCAAAATAGAGGTGGTTGCAACTAAACCCTGCTTCACTCAGAGGGAGCTGTCACTTGCATATTCACCCGGTGTATCATACCCATGTCTGGAAATAGAAAATGATCCTGAAAAAGTTTATGATTACACAGCAAAGGGCAATCTTGTGGCCGTACTGTCCAACGGGACTGCTGTTCTTGGTCTGGGAAATATAGGGGCGGCTGCTGGAAAACCTGTCATGGAAGGAAAAGGCGTGCTCTTTAAGCGGTTTGCAGATGTTGATGTTTTTGATATAGAGGTAAACTCTCAGAACCCTGATGAGGTAATAAAAGCTGCCGAACTTATCGAACCCACCTTTGGCGGTATAAATTTGGAAGACATCAAAGCTCCAGACTGCTTTTATATTGAAGAAACTTTAAGAGAGCGCTTAAATATACCTGTTTTTCACGATGATCAGCATGGCACAGCCATTATCGCATTGGCAGCACTTCTCAATGCCTCAGAAATTGTGAAGAAGGAAATTTCGGATTTAAAAGTGGTTATCAACGGGGCAGGAGCTTCAGCCATAGCCATTGCAAAGCTGATAATCTCTACGGGAGTTAAGAAAGAAAACGTCATAATGTGTGATTCCAAAGGTGTTATCTATCAGGGTCGTACAGAGGGTATAAATAAATATAAAGAAAAATTTGCCGTGGATACGGACAAAAGAACACTTCTGGAAGCGATGGACGGAGCTGACGTATTTTTGGGATTATCCGTAAAAGGTGCAGTCACAAAAGAAATGGTAAAAATGATGAACAGAAACCCCATTATTATGGCAATGGCCAACCCTGACCCGGAAATTACCCCAGAAGAAGTTGAAGAAGTAAGAGGTGACGCCATAATGGCAACAGGAAGATCGGATTATCCGAATCAGGTAAACAATGTTCTCGGTTTTCCTTTTATCTTCAGAGGTGCACTTGACGTCAGGGCAACAGCCATTAATGAGGAAATGAAACTGGCTGCGGCCAAAGCACTCGCTGAGCTTGCAAGACAGGACGTTCCCGAATCTGTGTGCAAAGCTTACGGGCTGGAAAAAATTGAATTTGGCAAAGAGTATATTATTCCCAAGCCGTTTGATCCAAGGGTTTTGACAACAGTTGCACCGGCTGTGGCACAAACTGCAATGGAAACAGGTGTGGCACGAGTGGAAATAAAAGACTGGGACAAATATAAAGATGTCCTTGAATCAAGACTTTCTATAGCAAAAGAATTTACACGGCAGATTATAAATAAAGCCAGATTTAATCCTAAAAAGATCGTTATGGCTGAAGGCAATTATGAAAAAATACTAAGAGCTTCACAGAAAATTGTTGAGGAAGGATTCGCAACACCGGTAATTCTTGGCGATGAAGCTGAAATAAAAGAGCTGGCCGATATTAACAATATCAATCTGGAAGGCTGCGAGATAATTGATCCGGCAAAATCTGACAAACTTGAGGAGTATGCCGAACAGCTATTTAATCAGAGGCAGCGAAAGGGTATGACCAAAGTTGAGGCCAAGAGAAGATTGATAAGAATAACAAACTACTACGGCTCCATGATGGTACTAAACGGTGAAGCTGACTGTATGCTGACAGGTTTTTCAAGAAGCTATCCGGAGTCCGTCAAGCCGTTCCTGGAAACTGTACCTCTTCAAAAAGACTACAAAGTTCCTTCCGGCTCTTATTTTATGGTTTTTAAAGAAAATATCGTATTATGTGCCGATACAACAGTAAATATCGATCCTGATGCAGAACAGCTGGCAGAAATTGCTCTCCAGTCCACAGAAACATGGAAAAAATTTGATACTGACGCCAAAATTGCAATGCTTTCCTTCACCAACTTTGGCAGTGTCCGTATTCCCAGGACAAAAAAGGTTTCCGACGCTATGAAAATGGTAAAAGAAAAACATCCGGAGCTGATCATAGACGGCGATATGCAGGCAGACACAGCTACCTATCCTCCTATAGCACAAGATGCGTTCCCATTCTCTGCTATTCAGGGTGACGCTAATACACTCGTTTTCCCAAATCTTGAGGCGGGAAACATAGCATACAAACTGCTTTACAGATTAGGTGGTGGTACAGCTATCGGCCCAATTTTGCAGGGATTCTGCAAATCCGTACACGTACTGCAGAGGGGAAGTGATGTAAATGAGATAGTTAATATGGCTGCAATTGCCGTAGTGGACGCTCATTATAAAGAGCAGCACAAAGACGAAATCTGCAAATAA
- the xerA gene encoding site-specific tyrosine recombinase/integron integrase: MNNLSRVLLNYKNYLRTELGFSENTIKAYIHDVRSFFEWSEKYYDKIDMVDVVSYMSYLRENTFAVDTILRKLSGLSSFYDFLLQEKLVGNNPLNAVQKPGRWDKIPKFLNFEDIDKLLDAPDINTSFGLRDKVLIETLYSTGVRVSELINIMISDMDLKRGIIKVTGKGSKQRFVPLYSSLIDLINHYLEVRRFSFVKNRDNGYLFLNKNGGKLSRVSCWSIIKKYCAAAGIKGDFSPHTLRHSFATHLLTNGADLRTIQLFLGHADISTTEIYTHVTDDKKRNILLENHPRFRDRK, from the coding sequence ATGAATAATCTTTCACGTGTTTTGTTAAATTATAAAAATTATTTGAGAACTGAGCTTGGTTTTTCAGAGAACACAATTAAGGCTTATATACATGATGTTCGGTCTTTTTTTGAATGGTCAGAAAAATATTATGATAAAATAGATATGGTTGATGTTGTTTCCTATATGTCTTATCTGAGGGAAAACACATTTGCTGTTGATACAATTTTAAGAAAGCTGTCAGGTCTGTCTTCTTTTTACGATTTCCTGCTGCAGGAAAAGCTTGTTGGCAATAATCCTTTGAATGCAGTTCAAAAACCGGGGAGATGGGATAAAATTCCAAAGTTTCTTAATTTTGAAGACATCGACAAACTTCTGGACGCCCCGGATATCAATACTTCTTTCGGCTTACGTGATAAGGTTTTAATTGAGACTCTATATTCCACAGGGGTCAGAGTGAGCGAACTGATCAACATAATGATCAGCGACATGGATTTAAAAAGAGGTATCATAAAGGTTACCGGCAAGGGGAGTAAACAGCGTTTTGTGCCCCTGTACAGTTCTTTGATTGATCTGATAAACCATTATCTTGAAGTACGGAGGTTTTCTTTTGTAAAAAATCGTGATAATGGTTACCTGTTTTTAAATAAGAACGGAGGCAAACTCTCTCGAGTGTCGTGTTGGAGCATTATAAAAAAATACTGCGCAGCAGCCGGTATAAAAGGAGATTTCAGTCCCCATACACTGAGACACTCCTTTGCAACCCACCTATTGACCAACGGGGCTGATTTGAGAACTATCCAACTATTTCTGGGGCATGCTGATATTTCCACCACGGAAATTTATACTCATGTTACAGATGATAAGAAAAGGAATATTTTGCTTGAAAATCACCCGCGTTTCAGAGACAGGAAATAA
- a CDS encoding CBS domain-containing protein: MKIVLTHHNPDFDALSSAVAAALLYRCDQVILSSNTEGNVSEYLDRVDLGIEISRMNKKELEDMPEEKIELAVVTDCKLKNRLGYLNKILSRADKVIVFDHHQSKESDIGADEIYFFPYGATTTILVNRIREENIPIDPEQATLLLMGIYEDTGFLSFNTTKSEDLRACAYLLDAGADLSGVPYYIKRDMSKEQVFLLNELLMNMTLIIAEGVYVGVSSASFDEYVDEISFLAHKIIDMENLDALFILVRLGDRIVLVGRSKTESIDASEICYHFGGGGHPAAASSIIKDRMLPEAFDTLKNVIKDKIKPTKNAESIMTYPVKCVSFYQTFDEALSLFMKYNLNMMPVVKEGATVGIISRKDILQGIKHGLSDEPVNSIMQIEFEKVNPDTPYYEVEDIILGANQKIVPVEKDGILVGVITRTDLLRLMREDMDKTPGYMKGRIKSLGLSKTRNLSNVLKDRLPEKYFSILEEVGMLSDELRMNAYIVGGFVRDLLMRNKNFDVDIVVEGDATVVARTYAGRKGAKVSVHDKFKTAVVILNGDRIDFATARTEYYDFPAAAPEVESSSIKNDLYRRDFSINSLAVQINNKDFGKLIDFFGGQKDIKDKKIRVLHNLSFVDDPSRVFRAIRFAVRFGFEIGPHTKKLIKHSVNLNLIERIAGVRLFQELKYILSEDNYIDALKLLDEYDLFKYYSAKEVYNSGKLENLENLEKIYSWYTFQFSEVCDEIYKSRFCVLFSNLTFKEVVNLGERFNFSGKMRDDLIKGLLKTKNVVLKITKTKEVTPAKVYRLLNPLSNEYIFSVGALLSQKDDYLIKDYFTKYRNTKLLISGNDLKKLGYKPSKLFGVVLEKLLDLKLDGYITNKEDELNWAKKLFREHGADG, encoded by the coding sequence ATGAAAATAGTTTTGACACATCATAACCCCGACTTTGATGCCCTTTCAAGTGCTGTGGCTGCAGCACTTTTATATCGATGTGACCAGGTGATTTTATCGTCAAATACCGAAGGAAATGTCTCCGAATACCTTGACAGGGTTGATTTGGGTATTGAAATAAGCAGGATGAACAAGAAAGAACTGGAGGATATGCCTGAAGAAAAAATTGAACTGGCTGTGGTAACAGATTGTAAGTTGAAAAACAGGCTGGGTTATCTTAATAAAATCCTTTCTAGGGCTGATAAAGTTATAGTTTTTGATCATCACCAGAGTAAAGAATCCGATATCGGTGCCGACGAGATATACTTTTTCCCTTATGGCGCTACAACTACAATCCTTGTAAACAGAATACGTGAAGAAAATATACCGATTGATCCTGAGCAGGCGACGCTGCTGTTAATGGGAATTTATGAAGATACAGGCTTTCTCTCGTTTAATACCACAAAATCCGAAGATCTGAGGGCATGCGCATATCTGCTGGATGCCGGAGCGGATCTTTCCGGTGTACCTTATTATATTAAACGGGATATGTCCAAGGAACAGGTTTTTCTTTTAAATGAACTTCTTATGAACATGACGCTTATTATTGCCGAGGGTGTCTATGTCGGGGTTTCGTCTGCCTCATTTGATGAATATGTTGATGAAATTTCTTTTTTGGCACATAAAATAATTGATATGGAAAATCTTGATGCACTGTTTATTCTCGTAAGGCTGGGAGACAGAATTGTTCTTGTGGGAAGAAGCAAAACAGAAAGTATTGACGCATCTGAAATATGTTATCATTTCGGCGGAGGGGGACATCCGGCAGCAGCCAGTTCCATAATAAAAGACAGAATGTTACCTGAAGCATTCGATACGCTGAAGAATGTTATAAAAGATAAGATAAAACCGACCAAAAATGCCGAGAGCATAATGACCTATCCGGTTAAATGTGTGTCCTTTTATCAAACTTTTGATGAGGCTCTGAGTCTTTTTATGAAATATAATCTGAATATGATGCCTGTAGTGAAAGAAGGCGCAACTGTTGGCATTATTTCCAGAAAAGATATTTTGCAGGGGATTAAACACGGTTTGTCAGACGAACCGGTTAACTCGATAATGCAGATTGAGTTTGAGAAAGTAAATCCGGATACCCCTTATTATGAAGTTGAGGATATAATTCTTGGGGCTAATCAGAAAATTGTGCCGGTGGAAAAAGACGGGATTCTCGTTGGTGTGATTACAAGGACTGATTTGCTGCGACTCATGAGAGAAGATATGGATAAGACCCCCGGCTATATGAAAGGGAGAATTAAGAGCCTTGGTCTGTCAAAAACGAGAAACCTTTCCAATGTGCTGAAAGACAGACTGCCGGAAAAATATTTTTCAATTCTGGAAGAAGTCGGTATGCTGTCCGATGAGCTGAGGATGAACGCATATATTGTGGGCGGTTTTGTAAGAGATTTGCTGATGCGCAATAAAAACTTTGATGTGGATATTGTCGTGGAAGGTGATGCTACTGTGGTAGCCCGCACCTATGCCGGACGAAAAGGTGCAAAGGTTTCTGTACATGATAAGTTCAAAACTGCAGTGGTAATTTTAAACGGCGATCGTATTGATTTTGCAACTGCAAGAACCGAATATTACGATTTTCCGGCTGCTGCCCCGGAGGTTGAAAGTTCTTCCATTAAAAATGATTTATACAGAAGAGATTTTTCAATAAATTCTCTGGCGGTTCAGATTAATAATAAAGATTTCGGAAAACTGATAGATTTTTTCGGCGGGCAGAAAGATATTAAGGATAAAAAAATCAGGGTGTTACATAACTTAAGTTTTGTGGATGACCCATCGAGGGTTTTCAGGGCTATCAGATTTGCAGTGAGATTCGGATTTGAAATAGGACCCCATACAAAAAAACTGATAAAACATTCCGTTAATCTCAATTTGATAGAGCGCATAGCCGGAGTCAGGCTTTTTCAGGAATTAAAGTATATCCTGAGTGAAGACAACTATATAGACGCTTTAAAACTTCTCGATGAGTATGATCTTTTTAAATACTATTCTGCAAAAGAAGTTTATAATTCCGGTAAATTGGAAAATCTGGAAAACCTTGAAAAAATATATTCCTGGTATACATTTCAATTTTCCGAGGTGTGTGATGAAATTTATAAAAGCAGATTCTGTGTTTTATTCAGTAACCTTACATTTAAGGAAGTGGTAAATCTCGGAGAAAGATTTAACTTTTCAGGTAAAATGAGGGACGATCTTATTAAAGGTTTGCTGAAAACAAAGAATGTGGTGCTTAAGATTACAAAAACAAAAGAAGTTACACCAGCCAAAGTTTACAGGCTTTTAAATCCGCTTTCCAATGAATATATATTTTCAGTTGGGGCTTTGCTTTCCCAAAAAGATGATTATCTTATTAAAGATTATTTTACAAAATATAGAAATACAAAACTGCTAATTAGCGGCAATGATTTGAAAAAATTGGGTTACAAACCGTCGAAACTGTTTGGTGTAGTTCTTGAGAAACTCTTGGATTTAAAGCTTGACGGGTATATTACAAACAAGGAGGATGAATTAAATTGGGCAAAAAAATTATTCAGGGAGCATGGTGCTGATGGCTGA
- a CDS encoding PhoH family protein — protein MAEKALRQKEIQVEETLVPEILGKQDEYLKMIKKELSINIAVFGNNFVFSGSSEAVEKGVKLLEHLISIAKTRNINKSDITYALRMISSDKDTDVQGVLLDSVKVSGRVKEVVPKSQKQKEYLGNIKNDDVVFGIGPAGTGKTYLAMAMAVNMYLTKRVSRIILTRPAVEAGENLGFLPGDIADKINPYLRPLYDALYSMLDVEKAALLIEKGVIELAPLAFMRGRTLNDSFVILDEAQNTTMEQMKMFLTRLGFHSKAVITGDITQIDLPVNKGSGLVLVRNILKNVEGVKFVEFSEKDVIRHPLVQKIIKAYEKYEERIGNGN, from the coding sequence ATGGCTGAGAAAGCGTTACGGCAAAAAGAGATTCAGGTTGAGGAGACACTGGTACCGGAAATACTGGGCAAACAGGATGAGTATCTTAAAATGATTAAGAAAGAACTTTCCATTAATATAGCTGTTTTCGGTAATAATTTTGTTTTTTCAGGCAGTTCGGAAGCTGTAGAAAAAGGCGTTAAGTTGCTGGAACATCTGATCAGCATTGCGAAAACGAGGAATATAAATAAATCGGATATAACTTATGCGCTGCGTATGATAAGTTCGGATAAGGATACAGATGTCCAGGGAGTTTTATTAGACAGTGTGAAAGTTTCGGGACGTGTAAAGGAAGTAGTACCAAAGTCTCAAAAACAGAAGGAGTATCTTGGAAATATTAAAAATGACGATGTAGTCTTCGGCATAGGTCCGGCAGGTACAGGTAAGACTTATCTTGCAATGGCGATGGCTGTAAATATGTATCTGACAAAAAGGGTGAGCCGTATTATATTGACCAGACCGGCTGTGGAAGCAGGCGAAAATCTCGGATTTTTGCCTGGGGATATTGCTGATAAAATAAATCCTTATTTAAGACCACTGTATGATGCTTTATACAGCATGCTTGATGTTGAAAAGGCTGCGCTTCTCATTGAAAAGGGAGTGATTGAGCTTGCACCTCTTGCCTTTATGCGCGGCCGAACACTCAACGATTCTTTTGTAATACTTGATGAAGCTCAGAATACAACTATGGAACAGATGAAAATGTTTTTAACAAGGCTGGGATTTCACTCCAAAGCCGTTATAACGGGTGATATTACCCAGATAGATCTCCCAGTAAACAAGGGTTCCGGGCTTGTCCTGGTGAGAAATATTCTGAAGAACGTTGAAGGTGTCAAATTTGTGGAATTTTCTGAAAAGGATGTAATAAGACATCCGCTTGTTCAGAAAATCATAAAAGCGTATGAGAAATATGAGGAGAGGATTGGCAATGGAAATTAG
- the ybeY gene encoding rRNA maturation RNase YbeY translates to MEISVLLDNKTDEDLFSGDFFEDISKILFDNVKAENDFIEISLLILDDAKIREINRLYRGIDKPTDVLSFPMNPEESAAKYMIGDVVISADKAKKQAEDADISFERELAYLYIHGLLHLLGYDHELSEAEEKIMFDLQENILTQVIEAGICT, encoded by the coding sequence ATGGAAATTAGTGTTTTGTTAGACAATAAAACGGATGAAGATTTATTCTCCGGAGATTTTTTTGAGGATATTTCAAAAATTTTATTTGATAATGTGAAAGCGGAAAACGATTTTATTGAAATTTCGCTACTTATACTGGATGATGCAAAAATCAGAGAGATAAACCGGCTTTATCGTGGAATTGATAAGCCCACTGATGTTTTATCTTTTCCCATGAATCCGGAGGAGAGTGCTGCCAAATACATGATCGGTGATGTTGTTATCTCTGCTGATAAAGCAAAAAAACAGGCTGAAGATGCCGATATTTCCTTTGAAAGGGAGCTGGCATATCTATATATTCACGGTCTGCTGCATCTTCTTGGGTATGATCACGAACTTTCAGAGGCTGAAGAGAAGATTATGTTTGATCTGCAGGAGAATATATTAACTCAGGTTATTGAAGCCGGAATTTGCACCTGA
- a CDS encoding diacylglycerol kinase produces MKSDSWWKSLGFATQGVLYAVKTERNLKIHIFLAIAVLFISLFFDLAFLEYVIFALTITLVIASELFNTAIEYIIDALIPEQSETARVIKDVSAGAVLVTAFGAIFVGYFVLFDRMRKIANMSLSNLPNLPDHIAVISLFITICFVVIFKTMSVKGIPPIIGGMPSGHAAISFSILVSVAYITQDFLVILLVTVLALLVSHSRIQLNIHTLKEVAMGGILGAAITFFIYVFFL; encoded by the coding sequence ATGAAATCGGACAGTTGGTGGAAATCCCTCGGCTTTGCTACGCAGGGAGTGCTTTATGCGGTTAAAACCGAAAGAAATCTCAAGATTCACATCTTTTTGGCTATTGCCGTTTTATTTATTTCTCTTTTTTTCGATCTGGCTTTTCTGGAGTATGTAATATTTGCATTGACCATTACACTTGTTATTGCCTCAGAGCTTTTTAATACAGCCATTGAATACATAATAGATGCTCTGATACCTGAGCAATCAGAAACCGCCCGGGTGATAAAAGATGTTTCTGCGGGTGCTGTTTTGGTAACGGCATTTGGAGCGATTTTTGTTGGATATTTTGTTCTTTTTGACAGAATGCGCAAAATTGCCAATATGTCTCTGAGTAATCTCCCCAACCTTCCCGACCATATAGCGGTTATTTCCCTGTTTATAACTATTTGTTTTGTTGTGATCTTTAAAACGATGAGTGTTAAAGGGATACCCCCCATAATAGGCGGGATGCCTTCCGGACATGCAGCGATATCGTTTTCTATACTTGTCTCCGTAGCATATATTACACAAGATTTTCTGGTAATTCTTCTGGTTACTGTTCTGGCTCTTCTGGTGAGTCACTCACGTATTCAACTGAACATACACACCCTAAAGGAAGTGGCTATGGGCGGCATTTTAGGAGCTGCGATAACGTTTTTTATATATGTATTTTTTCTGTGA